A window of Corvus cornix cornix isolate S_Up_H32 chromosome 4, ASM73873v5, whole genome shotgun sequence contains these coding sequences:
- the BDH2 gene encoding 3-hydroxybutyrate dehydrogenase type 2, with protein MGRLDGKIILLSAAAQGIGRAAAIAFAKEGAKVIATDINESKLQELGKYPGIQMRVLDVTKKEQIENLAKEIEKIDVLCNIAGFVHHGTILECEEQDWDFTMNLNVRSMYLMIKTFLPKMLKEKSGNIINMSSVASSIKGVVSRCVYSTSKAAVIGLTKAVAADFIEQGIRCNCICPGTVDTPSLQERIQARPNPEQALKDFLARQKTGRMATAEEVAHLFVYLASDESAYVTGNELIIDGGWSL; from the exons ATGGGGCGGCTGGATGGGAAGATCATCCTGttgtctgcagcagcacagggcattGGCCGAGCAGCTGCTATT GCTTTTGCTAAAGAAGGAGCCAAAGTCATTGCTACAGACATCAATGAGTCTAAACTGCAGGAACTGGGAAAATATCCAG GCATTCAAATGCGGGTTCTGGATGTCACCAAAAAGGAGCAGATAGAAAATCTGGCCAAGGAGATTGAAAAGATTGATGTCCTCTGTAACATTGCAGG GTTTGTTCATCATGGAACCATTCTGGAGTGTGAGGAGCAAGACTGGGACTTCACGATGAACCTCAATGTTCGCAGCATGTATCTAATGATCAAGACGTTCCTTCCAAAG ATGCTTAAAGAGAAATCTGGAAATATTATAAATATGTCTTCTGTGGCATCCAGCATCAAAG GGGTTGTGAGCAGGTGTGTCTATAGTACTTCAAAGGCAGCAGTTATTGGGCTCACaaaggctgtggctgctgatTTCATTGAACAAGGCATCAGATGCAACTGCATATGTCCTG GAACTGTTGACACACCGTCTTTACAGGAAAGAATCCAAGCCCGGCCTAACCCAGAACAG GCACTGAAAGACTTTCTGGCTAGACAAAAGACTGGCAGGATGGCTACTGCTGAAGAAGTGGCCCATCTCTTTGTCTACTTGGCCTCTGATGAA TCTGCCTATGTGACTGGTAATGAACTAATCATCGATGGAGGATGGAGCTTGTGA